TTGGCGATGCGACCTTCTTTGGCCCAGCGCTCGAAGGTGCGCACTTCGGCTTTGAGGCGGGGGCCAACGCGCTCGGCAATGGCTTTGCCGTAACGTGGTGCACCGGCAATCACCTCTTTGGTGAATACCTTGGCGCCATCGGGGTGTTCGCGTGAGTAGCGCAGTTTGGCCTGGATGTATTGGCGCAGGGCGGCCTCTGGCTCGTTGCTGTGCGACAGGTCGTCCATACCCGCCAGCCATTGGTTCAGCACGTCGTCCAGCACGCGCTGGTACAGAGCCTCCTTGCTGGGAAAGTAATACAGCAGGTTGTGTCGGCTCAAGCCCGCTGCAGCAGCAATGTTCTCAAGGGATGCGCCCTCAAACCCAAACTGGGCGAAATGGCTCTGGGCTTGCTGGAGGATGCCGCGCTCTTTCAGTAAGCGTGATGGCTTAGGGGCTCGCGCGGTGGGCTCTGTGGTTGACGGGTTGGCAGGGGGCTGGGCTGCGGCGGTGCGTTGGTGTGCTGGGGATGGTTTAAGAGGGCGTGCGGCTGTCATTGCACCATTGTGGAACAAGCGCGGTCGCTAGAAGCTGGCACAGGCTTTGCTCTAAGGATTTTACCAATTGGTAAATTTTTACCGATGAGTAAATTGAACCACTGGCCGAGCACCGAGCGATTCAAACGCCGGGCATCGGCCACTCTACCGAGGACCACGATGAAACCTCCGGAAATTGCAAGCACTGGCATGCTTTGGCGCCAGGCTGTTACGCAGCGGCGGCGCCCTGCGCCAGCTTTGCCCTCACCCCACCCCTCTCCCACACTCCACCTTCCGGAGGCTCTCTGATGGACACACCCGCAAGCCGTGCCTGCGGCATTCATGCCGCTCGCCTGAACCTGGCCGACTACGCCGCAAACTTCAGCGACGCGCACCCGCCGCTCACCCGCCCCCAGGCGCTGATCGAGGCCGAGCGCTGCTACTACTGCCACGACGCACCTTGCGCCACGGCCTGCCCCACGGGTATCGACATCCCCTCTTTCATCCACCGCATTGCGCAGGACAACAACCGGGGCGCCGCCCGCGCCATCCTTGAGGCCAACCCTCTGGGGGGGATGTGTGCCCGCGTATGTCCCACCGAGGTGCTGTGCGAGCAGGCTTGCGTGCGCAACGCCAACGAAGACAAGCCGGTGGAGATCGGCTCGCTGCAGCGCTACGCTACGGATGCTTTCTTTGCCCAGCCGGGTGCACCCCTGTTCCAGCGCGCAGCCGCCACCGGCAAGCGCGTGGCCGTGGTGGGTGCAGGCCCTGCAGGCCTGGCCTGTGCGCATGGCCTGGCCGTGCGCGGCCATGACGTGGTGCTGTTCGAGGCGCGCCCCAAGCTCGGCGGTCTCAATGAATATGGCCTCGCCAGCTACAAGACCACCCACAACTTTGCACAGAAGGAAGTGGAGTGGCTGCTGTCCATCGGCGGCATCGAGGTGCGCACCGGCCAGCAACTGGGCCGTGACATCACGCTCGACAGCCTGCTGGGCGCGTACGACGCCGTGTTTTTGGGCCTGGGCCTGCAAGGTGTGAATGCGTTGGGCGTGGCCGAGCCCGCGGCCACTGGCTTGAGAAACGCGGTGGACTTCATCGCCGAGCTGCGCCAGAGCACCGATCTTTCCACCCTGCCCGTGGGCCGCCGCGTGGTGGTGATTGGCGGCGGCATGACAGCGGTGGACGCCGCCGTGCAGTCGCGCAAGCTGGGTGCGCAAGAAGTGACCATTGTCTACCGCCGCGGCGCTGACGCCATGTCGGCATCGGCGGTGGAGCAGCAATGGGCGCAGACGAACGGCGTGACCATCCGCCACTGGGCTGCACCCAAGGAGGTGCTGAGCGAGGGCGGAGCAGTGAAGGGCGTGCGTTTTGCCGCCACGGCGCTGAGCGGCGGCAAGCTGGTGGAAACCGGCGAGACGTTCACGCTGGATGCCGACATGGTGCTCAAGGCCATCGGCCAGACCTTTGTGGCTGAGCCTGTGGGCAAGAGCATTGCGCTGGAAGGCGGGCGCATCGTCACCGATGCCGAAGGCCAGACCAGCCTGCAGCGTGTTTGGGCCGGTGGAGACTGCCGCGTGGGCGGCCGCGACCTCACGGTCGAAGCGGTCGAGCACGGCAAGGTCGCCGCTGTCTCCATCCACGCCGCGCTGACGGCTCCCGTCGCCATGGCGGCCTGACCCGCAGCGGCAGCACCACCCCGCAACACCGCACAACACACGGGAGCACCCCATGGCAGACATTCGCAGCAATTTTCTGGGCATCCAAAGCCCCAATCCCTTCTGGCTGGCCTCCGCACCACCCACCGACAAAGAGATCAACGTCACCCGCGCCTTCGAGGCTGGCTGGGGCGGCGTGGTGTGGAAGACGCTGGGCGAAGACCCCTCGGTGGTCAACGTCAACGGCCCGCGCTACTCCACACTCATGTCGCAAGACCGGCGTGTGATTGGCCTGAACAACATCGAGCTGATCACCGACCGGCCGCTGCACACCAACCTCGAAGAGATCAAGCGCGTCAAGCGCAACTGGCCCGACCGCGCGATGATCGTCTCGCTGATGGTGCCCTGCGTGGAAGAGAGCTGGAAGAGCATTCTTCCCCTCGTCGAAGACACCGGCGCCGACGGCATCGAACTCAACTTCGGCTGCCCTCACGGAATGAGCGAGCGCGGCATGGGTGCGGCGGTGGGCCAGGTGCCTGAATACATTCAGATGGTCACCGCCTGGTGCAAGCACTACAGCAAGCTGCCGGTCATCGTGAAGCTCACCCCCAACATCACCGACGTGCGCCAGCCAGCGCGTGCGGCTAAGGCGGGCGGGGCGGATGCGGTGTCGCTCATCAACACCATCAACTCCATCATGGGTGTGGACCTGGACCGCATGGTGATGAGCCCGAGCACTGACGGCTGGGGCTCGCACGGCGGCTATTGCGGCCCCGCCGTCAAGCCCATTGCGCTCAACATGGTGGCGGAGATTGCGCGCGATGCGCAGACGGCCGGCCTGCCCATCAGCGGCATTGGCGGCATTACCACCTGGC
This Acidovorax sp. 106 DNA region includes the following protein-coding sequences:
- a CDS encoding TetR family transcriptional regulator C-terminal domain-containing protein, with product MTAARPLKPSPAHQRTAAAQPPANPSTTEPTARAPKPSRLLKERGILQQAQSHFAQFGFEGASLENIAAAAGLSRHNLLYYFPSKEALYQRVLDDVLNQWLAGMDDLSHSNEPEAALRQYIQAKLRYSREHPDGAKVFTKEVIAGAPRYGKAIAERVGPRLKAEVRTFERWAKEGRIAKVNFTHLMFIIWSVTQAYADQEAQFALLLGKPALTEKDYEKAEALICQLVLSGLRIQTRPCT
- a CDS encoding NAD(P)-dependent oxidoreductase encodes the protein MDTPASRACGIHAARLNLADYAANFSDAHPPLTRPQALIEAERCYYCHDAPCATACPTGIDIPSFIHRIAQDNNRGAARAILEANPLGGMCARVCPTEVLCEQACVRNANEDKPVEIGSLQRYATDAFFAQPGAPLFQRAAATGKRVAVVGAGPAGLACAHGLAVRGHDVVLFEARPKLGGLNEYGLASYKTTHNFAQKEVEWLLSIGGIEVRTGQQLGRDITLDSLLGAYDAVFLGLGLQGVNALGVAEPAATGLRNAVDFIAELRQSTDLSTLPVGRRVVVIGGGMTAVDAAVQSRKLGAQEVTIVYRRGADAMSASAVEQQWAQTNGVTIRHWAAPKEVLSEGGAVKGVRFAATALSGGKLVETGETFTLDADMVLKAIGQTFVAEPVGKSIALEGGRIVTDAEGQTSLQRVWAGGDCRVGGRDLTVEAVEHGKVAAVSIHAALTAPVAMAA
- the preA gene encoding NAD-dependent dihydropyrimidine dehydrogenase subunit PreA; its protein translation is MADIRSNFLGIQSPNPFWLASAPPTDKEINVTRAFEAGWGGVVWKTLGEDPSVVNVNGPRYSTLMSQDRRVIGLNNIELITDRPLHTNLEEIKRVKRNWPDRAMIVSLMVPCVEESWKSILPLVEDTGADGIELNFGCPHGMSERGMGAAVGQVPEYIQMVTAWCKHYSKLPVIVKLTPNITDVRQPARAAKAGGADAVSLINTINSIMGVDLDRMVMSPSTDGWGSHGGYCGPAVKPIALNMVAEIARDAQTAGLPISGIGGITTWRDAAEYIALGCGTVQVCTAAMVYGFKIVQDMCDGLSNFMDDHGYATLDDFKGQAVPTVKDWKNLNLNHIEKAVINQDACIQCGRCHVVCEDTSHQAITFTKEGGVRKFEINEAECVGCNLCVSICPVPECITMRALEPGEVDVRTGKKVTGEYANWTTHANNPMRVAA